In the Methylomonas rhizoryzae genome, one interval contains:
- a CDS encoding DUF2817 domain-containing protein → MTVCYPIVDVGLFPASYETARQHWLTRVAGVPGSHRHLEFECPGEGPAGEALFTDSVWMGSDDAEAVLVIIAGTHGVEGFAGSAIQLDCLRLLQQGHLQQPDGVALLFLHALTPWGYAWCRRCDADGVDLNRNAVDFSAALPINDGYRQLKSALWADDEALRFSALQAYERNHGRRALEIAVSGGQYLDPEGPFYGGQTSAHGRLVCEDLIERYALAERRLGVIDLHTGLGPYGYGELICDHPPDSGAAELAARWYGDALTLPLAGTSSSVPKTGLLDYLWHAVMGDSGCYVTLEFGSYSTEQLFDTLLRDHKLWAAKDNEAERIAHRQAMYRHFCPSDPAWRELVLFRGRQAVGQALAGLGA, encoded by the coding sequence ATGACTGTGTGCTATCCGATTGTCGATGTCGGTTTGTTCCCGGCGAGTTACGAAACAGCGCGGCAGCATTGGTTAACGCGTGTGGCCGGGGTACCGGGCAGCCATCGGCATTTGGAATTTGAATGTCCGGGAGAAGGGCCGGCAGGCGAAGCCTTATTCACGGACAGCGTCTGGATGGGCAGCGACGACGCCGAGGCGGTATTGGTAATCATTGCCGGCACTCATGGGGTGGAAGGTTTCGCCGGCAGCGCAATACAGCTGGATTGTTTGCGTTTGCTACAACAAGGTCATCTGCAGCAACCGGACGGTGTGGCTTTGCTGTTCCTTCATGCGTTGACGCCGTGGGGCTACGCCTGGTGTAGGCGCTGCGACGCCGACGGCGTGGATTTAAATAGAAATGCGGTGGATTTTTCCGCTGCCTTGCCGATTAACGACGGCTATCGGCAATTGAAGAGCGCATTGTGGGCCGACGATGAGGCGTTACGCTTTAGCGCCCTGCAAGCATACGAACGCAACCATGGCCGGCGAGCCTTGGAGATTGCCGTGAGCGGCGGCCAATATCTGGATCCGGAAGGTCCTTTCTATGGCGGTCAAACCTCTGCTCACGGCCGCTTGGTCTGCGAAGACTTGATCGAACGCTACGCATTGGCCGAACGGCGCTTGGGCGTTATCGATTTACATACCGGGCTAGGGCCGTACGGCTACGGCGAGCTGATTTGCGATCATCCGCCGGATAGCGGTGCCGCCGAATTAGCCGCGCGTTGGTACGGCGATGCGCTAACGCTACCGCTGGCCGGTACCTCCAGTTCCGTACCTAAAACGGGTTTGTTGGATTACCTTTGGCATGCGGTCATGGGCGACTCCGGTTGTTACGTCACCTTGGAGTTCGGCAGCTACAGTACCGAGCAATTGTTCGACACCTTGTTGCGCGACCATAAGTTGTGGGCGGCAAAAGACAACGAAGCCGAGCGCATTGCGCATCGGCAAGCCATGTACCGGCATTTTTGCCCGTCCGATCCGGCATGGCGGGAATTGGTGTTATTTCGTGGACGGCAAGCCGTTGGGCAAGCCTTGGCCGGATTGGGTGCTTGA
- a CDS encoding DUF4124 domain-containing protein, with the protein MRILLLLLILLSPAAYSDAVYKCTDQSGRIVYQPSPCSGADKQRLLTIPSDPQANVEAKAKLDAVQQEYDARKREQQSLEQQQSQRQREAAALEIARQNAIAQQQQAIAQQRQAEALERQNRRSGGFNYPYYYGMPRPAPIPHPSPGQQDSEPNQRHPWKNYQ; encoded by the coding sequence ATGCGTATCTTGTTGCTATTGCTAATCTTGCTTTCCCCTGCGGCATACTCGGACGCAGTGTACAAATGCACCGACCAATCCGGACGTATCGTCTACCAGCCCTCGCCTTGCTCCGGTGCGGACAAGCAGCGCTTACTGACAATCCCTAGCGACCCTCAAGCCAACGTAGAGGCCAAAGCGAAGTTGGATGCGGTTCAACAGGAATACGATGCAAGAAAACGCGAACAACAGAGCTTGGAACAGCAACAGTCGCAACGGCAAAGAGAAGCGGCCGCATTGGAAATAGCCCGGCAGAATGCCATAGCGCAGCAACAGCAAGCAATTGCCCAACAGCGTCAGGCCGAAGCCTTGGAGCGGCAAAACCGCCGGTCGGGCGGCTTTAATTATCCTTATTATTACGGTATGCCCCGCCCAGCCCCCATCCCCCATCCTTCACCGGGACAACAGGATTCGGAGCCCAACCAGCGTCACCCCTGGAAAAACTATCAGTAA
- a CDS encoding Nramp family divalent metal transporter, which produces MSDFAQLPQKPVPRFPGWWAALGPGVVWMALAQGSGELIWWPYMIAKYGLTFLWLLMPACLLQYPLNLEIGRYTLLTGESIFHGFIRLHRGFGIFLWILMSVSFLWFGAFASAGGTAMAELTHWPNGWSQREQSLFWGYASIAVFIGAILASGVVYTLIERFMKLVALVTVIGLVSACMQEDVVATLPEFVRGLLGPTAAMPRPWQASDASKLLTAITFAGLGGFWILFYSYWLRDKGAGMAGLIGRITGLGGAEEAVSSDGILPKDNEDSRGQWKLWRRFLSLDIMIGIIGNLLTTLMTCLLAYALLFPKGLLPQEYELAVVQSQFFAVSWGEIGRLLFLVVAAAFLTDTWLATADAVSRIQADIVQTLFPRTRNWPARRWYYLFLALLTVITSFTMQLDAPGPLILTSALIGFGGTILFPPALYLLNYRLLPAHLPEWAKPRGTPWLLGLSFVVYLALAAAYLYASFRL; this is translated from the coding sequence ATGTCCGACTTCGCTCAACTACCGCAAAAGCCCGTTCCTCGTTTTCCCGGCTGGTGGGCGGCATTAGGACCCGGCGTGGTCTGGATGGCTTTGGCGCAAGGCAGCGGCGAGTTGATTTGGTGGCCCTACATGATCGCCAAATACGGTTTGACGTTTCTATGGTTGCTGATGCCGGCCTGTTTGCTGCAATACCCGCTGAATTTGGAAATCGGCCGCTACACCTTGTTGACCGGGGAAAGCATTTTTCATGGCTTCATCCGCTTGCACCGCGGTTTCGGCATATTTCTGTGGATTTTGATGAGTGTTTCGTTCCTGTGGTTCGGCGCCTTTGCATCCGCCGGGGGGACGGCAATGGCGGAATTGACGCACTGGCCGAACGGCTGGAGCCAGCGCGAGCAAAGCCTGTTTTGGGGTTACGCATCGATAGCGGTATTCATCGGCGCGATATTGGCTAGCGGGGTGGTCTACACGCTGATCGAACGCTTTATGAAACTGGTCGCGCTGGTCACTGTGATCGGCCTGGTATCGGCTTGTATGCAAGAAGACGTAGTAGCGACTTTACCCGAATTCGTGCGCGGACTATTGGGTCCGACAGCAGCCATGCCCAGGCCGTGGCAAGCTTCCGACGCCAGCAAACTGCTAACCGCGATTACATTTGCCGGCTTGGGCGGTTTTTGGATCCTGTTTTATTCGTATTGGCTGCGCGACAAAGGCGCCGGCATGGCCGGCTTGATCGGCCGCATCACCGGCTTGGGCGGTGCCGAAGAAGCGGTTTCCAGCGACGGCATATTACCCAAGGACAACGAGGACAGCCGCGGTCAATGGAAATTGTGGAGACGCTTTCTCAGTCTGGACATCATGATCGGCATTATCGGCAACTTGCTGACGACGCTTATGACCTGTCTGTTAGCCTACGCCCTGTTGTTTCCCAAAGGGCTGTTGCCGCAGGAGTACGAATTAGCGGTGGTGCAAAGTCAATTTTTTGCCGTCAGTTGGGGAGAAATCGGCCGTTTGCTGTTTTTAGTCGTCGCCGCCGCTTTTTTGACCGACACTTGGTTGGCGACCGCCGACGCCGTCAGCCGCATCCAGGCGGACATCGTGCAGACGTTGTTCCCACGCACGAGAAACTGGCCGGCCCGCCGTTGGTATTACCTGTTTTTGGCTTTGTTGACGGTCATCACCTCGTTTACCATGCAGCTGGACGCGCCCGGCCCGTTGATATTGACCAGCGCGCTGATCGGTTTTGGCGGAACTATCCTGTTTCCGCCGGCATTGTATCTACTCAACTACCGCTTGTTACCGGCACATTTGCCGGAGTGGGCCAAACCCCGGGGTACGCCTTGGTTGCTGGGTTTGAGCTTTGTCGTGTATCTGGCGTTGGCGGCAGCCTATCTATACGCCAGTTTCCGCTTATAA
- a CDS encoding non-ribosomal peptide synthetase, with product MQLTENQKAIWYDQIARPHSPMYNIGGYLLIYGHVDKNLLQQAIQCLVTENPILRTRITHTRNGQLITSVKSKQTVEFPFLDFSAAPDPTFKANEWLSARFSEAFDVDGDGCYWQFALLKLTERKFALLTKYHHVIADGWSTKIVIDRLATLYNCLLAQNEIPHNGEENFADFVGLEKSYLESPTYQRDAQFWQEQIPQIPELLLREKYQANRHVEATRAVLHRFRISRTLYNQLEQWAQTRQSTCYHLLLTTLCVYFARAHQQPHITVGLPSLNRAGARFKNVLGMFASLSPLSIDLDFETCFDELLKQFSVAIRKVHKHQRFPLSAINQRLHLLKSKRDSLFDLVLSYERQDYSVKFGHAEVEACQLFSGVARYPLAVTVCEFSAQRDVEIVFEAAETCFNQDELAYLSARFIGLLQQVTVRSQLPLWQLDLVPYSEKEYIFHIFNRQQELPDFVGVIGQFKQWVANTPDAVAVRSGQKQLTYRELDGLSDRLGHELQLRHCGTGSVVAVCMPRCPETIVSLLAILKIRAVYLPLDCESPPQRIAHLLSQGQAAALLAVTQDGVSVSGLHTNIIWVDQNILLTSYPLSFSHPQPEDTAYLIFTSGSTGQPKGVKIHHRALSLRLAWLQQQFEIRPGEHVGQNVQTHFDPALIEIGLSLTQGACLILAPWQRPTPETFAKFVIDEAIHALALVPGSLKALLQGLPGDGRIPLRIACCGGETLPAGLAAAFIKRTGAKLFNVYGPTETTILASAWQCSVDDVEPLPIGSPLDHTCIFVVDKRMQLLPLGVHGEIVIGGSGVGKGYLNQQALTAHKFVANPFDQQNHGSVYRSGDCGYIGTDGRLYFSERLDRQVKLGGYRIEPGEVESALLQHGEVQRAAVTAHCGTGQKVLVAYVESQAPNPTDLQHDLYALLRHRLPDYMIPKLISVMAALPTTTVGKIAYDQLPLPAVSKQASLPRLPANAMEAKLLEIWRQVLKNPQLNVEDNFFEQDTDSLTAISLIVAIEKSFGCRQTIAFLLEFPTIAEQAAQLCHAHPERFDRECKLPISERELTHFYLAASGEGDFFRFRALADKLGNSCKLHILNPPRVDDGAASIEEIARGYAALIAQHKQHKFYLGGFSIGGITALETARILGLHYNLKPECLILLDSVYPRSLLRSGRLFSLLKILVKSPIFQWLNLDDRRMAAMVNDPAMQMQIAGLAQHRLRPYKGRAVLLITSAFWPLKRLLFCGWTTIFKQPLEMRKVSGMHGSMFLPLHLPTLSKAIKACLQDPAPVYRPEQRSVGARHYPGSVARVASVRNDNRYLR from the coding sequence ATGCAGCTGACTGAGAATCAAAAAGCCATTTGGTACGATCAAATTGCCAGACCGCATAGTCCTATGTACAACATAGGCGGTTATTTGCTGATATACGGTCATGTCGATAAAAATTTATTGCAACAAGCTATTCAGTGCCTGGTAACGGAAAACCCTATACTCCGTACTAGAATAACGCACACTCGAAACGGCCAACTCATTACTTCGGTGAAGTCTAAGCAGACGGTCGAGTTTCCGTTCTTGGATTTTTCAGCGGCGCCGGATCCGACGTTCAAAGCTAACGAATGGTTGTCTGCCAGATTTTCAGAAGCGTTTGACGTCGATGGGGATGGTTGCTACTGGCAATTTGCGTTGCTAAAGCTGACTGAGCGGAAATTTGCGTTGTTAACCAAATACCATCATGTCATTGCCGACGGTTGGAGTACCAAAATCGTCATTGACCGTTTGGCAACGCTTTATAATTGTTTACTAGCGCAAAACGAAATACCGCACAACGGCGAAGAGAATTTTGCCGATTTCGTCGGTTTGGAAAAAAGCTATCTCGAGTCGCCGACCTATCAGCGCGACGCACAGTTCTGGCAGGAACAAATCCCGCAGATACCCGAACTGTTGCTGCGCGAGAAATATCAAGCGAATCGGCACGTCGAAGCAACTCGGGCAGTTCTTCATCGCTTTCGAATATCTCGTACACTGTACAATCAATTGGAACAATGGGCGCAGACGCGGCAGTCGACCTGTTATCACTTGCTGCTGACTACGCTGTGCGTTTATTTTGCCAGGGCGCACCAGCAACCGCACATTACGGTAGGTTTGCCGTCGTTGAATCGGGCCGGAGCGCGTTTCAAGAACGTGTTGGGAATGTTCGCCAGTTTGTCGCCGCTTTCCATAGACCTCGATTTCGAAACGTGTTTCGACGAATTATTGAAGCAATTTTCCGTAGCGATTCGAAAGGTACATAAACATCAACGCTTTCCGTTGAGCGCCATCAATCAACGTTTACATTTGTTGAAAAGCAAACGGGACAGTTTATTTGACTTGGTGCTGTCCTACGAACGCCAGGACTATTCGGTAAAATTCGGCCATGCGGAAGTTGAAGCCTGCCAATTGTTTAGCGGTGTCGCTCGCTATCCCCTAGCCGTAACAGTTTGCGAATTTAGCGCCCAGCGGGACGTGGAAATTGTGTTCGAGGCGGCGGAAACGTGTTTCAATCAAGACGAATTGGCCTATCTGTCCGCGCGCTTTATTGGCTTGTTGCAGCAAGTGACTGTCAGGTCGCAGTTACCGCTTTGGCAGCTGGATTTGGTGCCGTATAGCGAAAAAGAATATATATTTCATATATTTAATAGGCAACAGGAGCTGCCGGACTTCGTTGGCGTCATCGGCCAATTCAAGCAATGGGTAGCCAATACGCCGGACGCGGTAGCGGTTCGATCAGGGCAAAAGCAACTTACTTATCGCGAATTGGACGGATTAAGTGATCGCTTAGGCCATGAATTGCAACTTCGCCATTGCGGGACGGGAAGCGTGGTAGCGGTGTGCATGCCGCGCTGTCCGGAAACGATCGTCAGCTTATTGGCTATCTTAAAAATCCGGGCGGTCTATTTGCCTTTGGATTGCGAAAGTCCGCCGCAACGTATCGCCCACCTACTCAGTCAAGGGCAAGCAGCTGCGCTATTGGCGGTAACTCAAGACGGTGTATCGGTGTCCGGTTTGCACACCAACATCATCTGGGTTGACCAAAACATCTTACTGACTAGTTATCCCTTGAGTTTCTCTCATCCGCAACCGGAGGATACGGCCTATTTAATCTTCACCTCGGGCAGTACCGGGCAACCTAAAGGGGTAAAAATCCATCACCGTGCATTGTCGCTACGCTTAGCCTGGTTACAACAGCAGTTCGAAATCAGGCCGGGGGAGCATGTCGGACAAAACGTACAAACCCACTTTGACCCGGCGTTAATCGAAATCGGTTTATCGCTTACTCAGGGGGCCTGCTTAATATTGGCACCATGGCAACGTCCCACGCCGGAAACCTTTGCCAAATTCGTGATCGACGAAGCTATACACGCCTTGGCATTGGTGCCCGGCAGCCTAAAGGCTTTATTGCAAGGCTTACCGGGCGACGGGCGCATTCCTCTGCGGATCGCCTGTTGCGGAGGAGAAACTCTGCCCGCCGGTTTGGCGGCGGCTTTTATCAAAAGGACGGGGGCCAAATTGTTTAACGTATACGGACCGACGGAAACTACCATTTTGGCAAGTGCCTGGCAATGTTCGGTCGACGACGTGGAGCCTCTACCTATCGGTAGTCCGCTTGACCATACCTGCATATTCGTGGTCGATAAACGCATGCAATTGTTGCCGTTGGGCGTGCACGGAGAAATCGTCATCGGTGGCTCGGGCGTCGGTAAAGGCTACTTGAATCAACAGGCGTTAACCGCCCACAAATTTGTAGCGAATCCGTTCGATCAACAAAATCACGGCAGTGTGTACCGTAGCGGAGATTGCGGTTACATCGGTACCGACGGACGGTTGTATTTTTCAGAACGCTTGGACCGACAAGTCAAACTGGGGGGCTATCGCATAGAGCCCGGCGAGGTTGAATCTGCATTGCTGCAGCATGGCGAAGTGCAGCGCGCGGCGGTTACCGCGCACTGTGGAACAGGACAAAAAGTGCTGGTCGCTTATGTCGAATCGCAAGCCCCGAATCCTACGGATTTGCAGCATGATTTGTATGCCTTGTTGCGACATCGCTTGCCGGATTACATGATACCGAAACTCATCTCGGTTATGGCGGCTTTACCGACCACAACGGTCGGTAAAATTGCTTACGATCAATTGCCGCTGCCGGCAGTCTCTAAACAAGCGTCGTTGCCAAGGTTGCCTGCAAATGCGATGGAAGCTAAATTGCTCGAAATTTGGCGGCAGGTGTTAAAAAATCCGCAACTGAACGTCGAAGATAATTTTTTTGAGCAGGATACGGATTCGTTAACCGCGATCAGTTTGATTGTGGCCATCGAAAAAAGTTTTGGTTGCCGGCAAACGATAGCATTTTTGCTGGAATTTCCGACGATTGCCGAACAAGCAGCTCAGCTTTGCCATGCGCATCCGGAGCGCTTCGACCGGGAGTGTAAATTGCCTATTTCGGAACGGGAGTTGACCCATTTTTATTTGGCGGCTTCGGGCGAGGGCGATTTTTTTCGCTTTCGAGCGCTGGCGGACAAGTTGGGAAATTCTTGCAAATTACATATTCTGAATCCGCCGCGCGTCGATGACGGTGCCGCGAGTATCGAAGAGATTGCCCGCGGATATGCAGCCTTGATTGCTCAGCATAAGCAACACAAATTTTATCTCGGCGGATTTTCCATCGGCGGCATTACGGCATTGGAGACCGCTAGAATATTGGGATTGCACTATAACCTCAAGCCCGAATGCTTGATATTGTTGGATAGCGTTTATCCGCGCAGCCTGTTACGCTCGGGTCGTTTATTCTCGCTGCTGAAAATTTTGGTGAAGTCGCCTATTTTTCAATGGCTTAATCTGGACGACAGGCGCATGGCCGCGATGGTTAACGATCCCGCCATGCAAATGCAAATCGCCGGTTTGGCGCAGCATCGCTTGAGGCCGTACAAGGGCCGTGCCGTTTTATTGATAACCAGCGCTTTTTGGCCGCTGAAACGCTTATTGTTTTGCGGATGGACAACGATTTTCAAACAGCCGTTAGAGATGCGCAAAGTGTCCGGCATGCACGGCAGCATGTTCCTACCGTTACATTTGCCGACGTTGAGCAAGGCGATTAAAGCTTGTCTACAAGATCCTGCGCCGGTTTATCGCCCGGAACAGCGTTCGGTTGGAGCAAGGCATTACCCGGGCTCGGTTGCTCGAGTAGCGTCAGTGCGTAACGATAACCGATATCTGCGATGA
- a CDS encoding RimK family protein, producing the protein MATTLLVVDNLSDWGPYYPSEQVISFENYLASTDSKSEQRTRIINLCNSYAYLSDGYYCSLLAEARNHHVIPSVRTINDLGKNALFRLQLDEFSQPLARAFKKPSPLGEFKLYSYFGSTPEADFQELTRRLFERFPCPVLEITFRLHQQWEITDLNAVSPRQLDDAMQTLFADALDKFSKKIWRRSRVRKNARYDLAILINPTEKLPPSNRSALKKFINTGRQMGIDVELITQKHYGRIPEFDGLFIRETTAIDHHTYRCAKKAEAEGLIVVDDPTSILRCANKVYLADLFRTHKVPTPKTWILHKDNRSHLDQLERNAGFPVVIKIPDGSFSRGIVKVNNRRELDSKVAELFEQSTLLLAQEFLYTEFDWRIGIFNRKALYACRYFMVKNHWQIYRHGSGRTDSGGFATMPTFEVPKGVLDAALKATQPIGNGFYGVDVKEVGGKGFVIEVNDNPSIDAGVEDNYLGDELYRVIMAEFLRRMENRSRGLDNDETN; encoded by the coding sequence ATGGCCACCACACTTTTGGTCGTCGATAATTTATCCGATTGGGGACCTTATTATCCTAGCGAACAAGTCATCAGCTTCGAAAATTATTTAGCGTCCACCGACAGCAAATCCGAACAACGAACCCGAATCATCAATTTATGCAACAGTTACGCTTATCTGTCAGACGGCTATTATTGTTCGTTACTGGCTGAAGCGCGCAATCACCACGTCATCCCTTCGGTCCGTACCATTAACGACCTTGGCAAAAACGCGCTGTTTCGATTGCAATTGGACGAATTCAGCCAACCTTTGGCCCGCGCATTCAAAAAACCCAGCCCATTAGGCGAATTCAAACTTTACAGCTATTTCGGCAGTACGCCGGAAGCCGATTTTCAAGAACTGACCCGGCGACTATTCGAACGTTTTCCCTGTCCGGTATTGGAAATTACTTTTCGCCTGCACCAGCAATGGGAAATTACCGATTTAAATGCCGTTTCCCCGCGCCAGCTGGACGATGCCATGCAAACCTTGTTTGCCGACGCATTAGACAAATTCAGCAAAAAAATCTGGCGTAGAAGCCGCGTTCGCAAAAACGCCCGCTACGATTTGGCCATTCTGATTAATCCTACCGAGAAATTACCGCCCAGTAACCGCTCCGCCCTGAAAAAATTTATCAATACCGGCCGGCAAATGGGTATAGACGTAGAGCTGATCACTCAAAAACATTATGGCAGGATTCCGGAATTCGACGGTTTGTTTATCCGCGAAACCACCGCTATCGATCATCACACTTACCGGTGCGCCAAAAAAGCCGAAGCGGAAGGCTTGATAGTGGTCGATGATCCCACCTCGATTTTACGTTGCGCCAACAAAGTCTATCTGGCGGATTTGTTTCGCACGCATAAAGTACCGACGCCCAAAACCTGGATTTTGCATAAAGACAATCGTAGCCATTTAGACCAACTGGAAAGAAATGCCGGTTTTCCGGTAGTGATTAAAATTCCGGACGGATCGTTCTCGCGCGGCATCGTTAAAGTCAACAACCGGCGCGAATTGGACAGCAAAGTCGCCGAACTATTCGAGCAATCGACGCTATTGTTAGCTCAAGAGTTTTTATATACCGAATTCGACTGGCGCATCGGCATTTTTAACCGTAAAGCCTTATACGCCTGCCGATATTTCATGGTGAAAAATCATTGGCAAATTTACCGGCACGGTTCCGGACGCACCGATAGCGGCGGTTTCGCCACGATGCCGACATTCGAAGTGCCTAAAGGCGTATTGGATGCGGCGCTCAAAGCGACCCAGCCGATAGGCAACGGCTTTTACGGCGTCGACGTAAAGGAAGTCGGCGGCAAGGGTTTCGTGATCGAAGTGAACGACAATCCCAGCATCGACGCCGGCGTCGAAGACAACTATTTAGGCGACGAGTTATATCGCGTGATCATGGCCGAATTCTTGCGCCGGATGGAAAATCGCAGTCGCGGTCTGGATAACGACGAAACCAATTAA
- a CDS encoding GNAT family N-acetyltransferase/peptidase C39 family protein, whose translation MLIRPAVLTDLNALVSLENACFSSDRLSRRSFRHWLTTETEHRLLLVAEINQHCVGYVLFLYHPGTRLARVYSLAVDPELRGQGIAKTLLQAGEQAARDNGRFYLRLEVSVENSAAIALYRSLGFQQFGFYRDYYQDHKDALRFQKRIRRYSDQPQHRSLPWLKQTTPFTCGPAALMMAMRALDTTYRPSRDEEINLWREATTIFMTSGHGGCHPTGLALAAQRRGFAVEVWVNQHGPLFIDSVRNEDKKQIIDLVDKGFKRDAQRQNIPIHYSNVTLSDLTTAFESGGIPLILISTFAMDGKKAPHWVAMSGFDQDCLYMHDPDPDERLQSDLDCQFVPIAREDFERMSCFGKNRLRTAVVLRHALKPAEVGAPDGATA comes from the coding sequence ATGCTGATTCGGCCGGCCGTATTGACGGATTTGAATGCATTGGTGAGTTTGGAGAATGCGTGTTTTAGTAGCGATCGTTTAAGCCGGCGCAGTTTTCGGCATTGGTTAACCACCGAAACCGAACACCGATTATTGTTGGTTGCGGAGATTAACCAACATTGCGTCGGTTACGTGCTGTTTCTGTATCATCCGGGCACCCGCCTTGCCAGAGTGTATTCGCTGGCAGTCGATCCGGAGTTGCGCGGCCAAGGCATCGCTAAAACCTTGCTGCAGGCCGGCGAACAAGCTGCCAGGGATAACGGCCGCTTTTATTTGCGCTTGGAAGTTAGCGTCGAGAATAGCGCGGCTATCGCGTTGTACCGGTCTTTGGGGTTTCAGCAGTTCGGTTTCTATCGGGACTATTATCAAGATCACAAGGACGCCTTGCGTTTTCAAAAGCGGATTCGCCGTTATAGCGATCAACCGCAACACCGTTCATTGCCGTGGCTCAAACAAACCACGCCTTTCACCTGCGGCCCGGCAGCCCTGATGATGGCGATGCGGGCGTTGGACACTACCTATCGGCCGTCTCGCGACGAAGAAATCAATTTATGGCGCGAGGCGACCACCATCTTCATGACCTCCGGTCACGGCGGTTGCCATCCGACCGGTTTGGCTTTGGCTGCGCAACGGCGCGGCTTTGCCGTGGAAGTGTGGGTCAATCAGCACGGGCCGTTATTCATCGACAGCGTTCGCAACGAAGATAAAAAGCAAATCATAGATCTGGTGGATAAGGGGTTTAAACGCGATGCGCAGCGGCAAAACATTCCTATCCATTATTCGAATGTCACCTTGAGCGACTTGACGACGGCATTCGAAAGCGGGGGAATTCCATTAATCCTGATCAGTACCTTTGCCATGGACGGGAAAAAAGCTCCGCATTGGGTAGCGATGAGCGGGTTCGATCAAGATTGTCTATACATGCACGACCCCGACCCGGACGAACGCCTGCAAAGCGACCTGGATTGTCAGTTCGTACCGATAGCCCGGGAAGACTTCGAACGGATGTCGTGTTTCGGCAAAAATCGCCTGCGTACTGCCGTTGTTCTACGTCATGCACTTAAACCGGCCGAGGTCGGCGCACCGGACGGGGCAACGGCGTAG